In Stieleria varia, one genomic interval encodes:
- a CDS encoding GlsB/YeaQ/YmgE family stress response membrane protein: MLWLIGWIFFGFLVGLIARGLMPGPQPMGCLGTILLGISGSFVGGVIGYLVQGGSLIQSSGWIGSVIGAVILLLLQMRREPSN; this comes from the coding sequence ATGCTCTGGCTCATTGGTTGGATTTTCTTCGGCTTTCTCGTAGGACTGATCGCTCGTGGATTGATGCCGGGTCCTCAGCCCATGGGCTGCCTGGGAACGATTCTCCTGGGTATCAGCGGATCCTTCGTCGGCGGCGTCATCGGCTACTTGGTTCAAGGAGGCTCGCTAATCCAATCCAGCGGATGGATCGGCTCCGTCATAGGAGCTGTCATTCTGCTACTGCTGCAAATGAGACGTGAGCCGTCAAACTGA